From the genome of Papaver somniferum cultivar HN1 unplaced genomic scaffold, ASM357369v1 unplaced-scaffold_75, whole genome shotgun sequence, one region includes:
- the LOC113344186 gene encoding uncharacterized protein LOC113344186 isoform X2 — MAASSLGMRGGNTFLFQKAEVKVKTRLRWLIEAHSTNVLLYRRHLKFSKQEYSIAKIVRNIRAAVGSSSAAYLDTDFGTDLELVRHKLEKQSRRDNAVRENKVEVCQEQVPTISAEKLHEWMTYSVSEIVKNIGEVPLLVHIYSSKNKGGISPVGSPLTAIPISIIDKKKADPDTWVGVTRRWEEGNPVPDGIILVEQLNVDNHSYNGIKVETPNMTNISSSNTKTWGVVIQGRGVDSASSCYILKTCRIGSLLGFCTHFCLIKAKCFAEVADIQLKNSWLLNQLNN; from the exons ATGGCAGCATCGTCATTAGGCATGCGAGGTGGTAATACATTCTTGTTTCAGAAAGCAGAAGTAAAAGTAAAGACCAGGTTGAGATGGTTAATTGAGGCACATTCGACTAATGTCCTTCTGTATCGTCGTCATCTGAAATTCAGCAAACAAGAATACTCGATTGCAAAAATTGTTCGCAACATTAGAGCAGCAGTGGGTTCCTCTTCTGCGGCATACTTGGATACTGATTTCGGTACGGACTTAGAGTTGGTCCGCCACAAATTGGAGAAGCAATCGCGAAGGGACAATGCTGTTAGGGAAAATAAGGTTGAAGTTTGTCAGGAGCAGGTACCTACCATATCGGCCGAAAAGCTACATGAGTGGATGACATATTCAGTGTCCGAG ATTGTGAAGAACATCGGCGAGGTGCCTCTTCTTGTGCACATTTACTCATCAAAGAATAAGGGAGGAATATCACCAGTAGGATCCCCacttactgccataccaataTCCATAATTGATAAAAAGAAAGCTGATCCGGATACCTGGGTTGGTGTTACTAGGAGATGGGAAGAAGGAAATCCCGTCCCTGATGGGATTATCCTGGTTGAACAACTAAATGTGGACAACCACAGCTACAATGGTATCAAAGTTGAAACTCCCAATATGACCAACAttagcagcagcaacacaaaAACATGGGGGGTCGTGATCCAGGGTAGAGGAGTTGATTCTGCTTCCTCATGCTACATCCTCAAGACATGTCGAATCGGGTCATTATTAGGATTCTGCACTCACTTCTGCTTGATAAAGGCTAAATGTTTTGCGGAAGTTGCAGATATACAGCTAAAGAACTCATGGCTGCTTAATCAACTAAACAATTAG
- the LOC113344186 gene encoding uncharacterized protein LOC113344186 isoform X1, which produces MKKKTNSFMDGLVFACFKKVRVRQTKPSFGRTIDEITSPASMAASSLGMRGGNTFLFQKAEVKVKTRLRWLIEAHSTNVLLYRRHLKFSKQEYSIAKIVRNIRAAVGSSSAAYLDTDFGTDLELVRHKLEKQSRRDNAVRENKVEVCQEQVPTISAEKLHEWMTYSVSEIVKNIGEVPLLVHIYSSKNKGGISPVGSPLTAIPISIIDKKKADPDTWVGVTRRWEEGNPVPDGIILVEQLNVDNHSYNGIKVETPNMTNISSSNTKTWGVVIQGRGVDSASSCYILKTCRIGSLLGFCTHFCLIKAKCFAEVADIQLKNSWLLNQLNN; this is translated from the exons atgaaaaagaaaacaaatagttTTATGGATGGATTAGTTTTTGCTTGCTTCAAGAAAGTCAGGGTACGACAAACAAAACCATCTTTTGGCCGAACAATTGATGAGATAACTTCTCCTGCTAGT ATGGCAGCATCGTCATTAGGCATGCGAGGTGGTAATACATTCTTGTTTCAGAAAGCAGAAGTAAAAGTAAAGACCAGGTTGAGATGGTTAATTGAGGCACATTCGACTAATGTCCTTCTGTATCGTCGTCATCTGAAATTCAGCAAACAAGAATACTCGATTGCAAAAATTGTTCGCAACATTAGAGCAGCAGTGGGTTCCTCTTCTGCGGCATACTTGGATACTGATTTCGGTACGGACTTAGAGTTGGTCCGCCACAAATTGGAGAAGCAATCGCGAAGGGACAATGCTGTTAGGGAAAATAAGGTTGAAGTTTGTCAGGAGCAGGTACCTACCATATCGGCCGAAAAGCTACATGAGTGGATGACATATTCAGTGTCCGAG ATTGTGAAGAACATCGGCGAGGTGCCTCTTCTTGTGCACATTTACTCATCAAAGAATAAGGGAGGAATATCACCAGTAGGATCCCCacttactgccataccaataTCCATAATTGATAAAAAGAAAGCTGATCCGGATACCTGGGTTGGTGTTACTAGGAGATGGGAAGAAGGAAATCCCGTCCCTGATGGGATTATCCTGGTTGAACAACTAAATGTGGACAACCACAGCTACAATGGTATCAAAGTTGAAACTCCCAATATGACCAACAttagcagcagcaacacaaaAACATGGGGGGTCGTGATCCAGGGTAGAGGAGTTGATTCTGCTTCCTCATGCTACATCCTCAAGACATGTCGAATCGGGTCATTATTAGGATTCTGCACTCACTTCTGCTTGATAAAGGCTAAATGTTTTGCGGAAGTTGCAGATATACAGCTAAAGAACTCATGGCTGCTTAATCAACTAAACAATTAG